The proteins below are encoded in one region of Helianthus annuus cultivar XRQ/B chromosome 2, HanXRQr2.0-SUNRISE, whole genome shotgun sequence:
- the LOC110896942 gene encoding uncharacterized protein LOC110896942: MSGGASDNVLSLTTDELKEKIAEEVGRAIEVSLPRFMERMQNTLLLTMEEKIGELREDLTSDRGKAKEKKGCSYNKFMACKPPIFNGEVDPIACQRWISDIEGVFERTHCDESDFVAYGTGQPKGQAKDWWDNLRNERGVEATRAMTWEDFKTPFLKHHSPKAVINKIKEEFMQLRQKGETVDKITGIFLDKLKFCDELVKTEEQKIYYYHTMLRAEYREFMTPSHYQSLTDIINAAREREIELKRQVERGERKALDENPSPTKKSKVAESSKKGSAKGGSPSCKICGCAHKGECYFKNKPCVACGKTGHGVLNCPDKVTVCYKCYQPGHKKSECPELTGKKESADSKNETPKAKAMSFQITAAEAKMEPDVVTCIFIVNSVLARVLFDTGANKSFVSHRFIQNPLFTLTKLPMPMEVEVGNTKSFIVCDICRECKLDIDGEEYSIDLIPMSMGEFQVVVGMDWLSRYHAKVICLRKEIHLTSPSGKRVIIYGEKACNPMICSMIEAHKFILHGCKAYLTYVRDVEKETPRIEDEPVVCEYKDVFPEDLP; encoded by the coding sequence ATGTCGGGAGGTGCTAGTGACAATGTCCTATCCCTCACTACCGACGAGTTGAAAGAGAAGATTGCCGAGGAAGTCGGAAGGGCAATTGAAGTTAGCCTACCAAGATTTATGGAAAGGATGCAAAACACCTTACTTTTGACTATGGAGGAAAAGATTGGTGAATTAAGAGAAGACCTTACCAGTGATAGAGgcaaggctaaagaaaagaaaggttGTTCTTACAACAAGTTTATGGCGTGTAAACCCCCGATCTTCAATGGAGAGGTAGACCCAATTGCTTGTCAAAGGTGGATAAGCGATATAGAGGGTGTTTTCGAACGAACGCATTGTGATGAAAGCGATTTTGTGGCTTATGGAACTGGCCAACCTAAAGgccaagccaaggattggtgggacaacCTCAGGAATGAAAGGGGTGTCGAAGCAACAAGGGCAATGACTTGGGAGGATTTTAAAACACCATTCCTCAAACATCATAGCCCCAAGGCGGTAATCAATAAGATAAAAGAAGAATTCATGCAATTGAGGCAAAAGGGTGAAACCGTTGATAAAATTACGGGGATATTTTTGGATAAGCTCAAGTTTTGTGATGAGTTGGTTAAAACCGAAGAACAGAAAATCTATTACTATCATACCATGCTGAGGGCTGAAtatagggagtttatgactccctcACATTACCAAAGCCTTACCGATATAATCAATGCAGCGCGGGAACGCGAGATTGAACTAAAAAGGCAAGTTGAAAGAGGTGAGAGGAAGGCCTTGGATGAAAACCCGAGTCCCACAAAGAAGTCTAAGGTAGCTGAATCTTCGAAGAAAGGAAGTGCAAAAGGAGGTTCTCCGAGTTGCAAAATATGTGGATGTGCTCATAAAGGTGAATGTTACTTTAAGAACAAACCTTGCGTTGCATGTGGTAAGACGGGGCATGGGGTTTTAAACTGCCCAGACAAAGTGACGGTGTGTTATAAGTGCTATCAGCCGGGTCATAAAAAGTCAGAATGTCCGGAACTAACGGGAAAGAAAGAGAGTGCTGACTCCAAAAATGAAACCCCAAAAGCTAAGGCAATGTCGTTCCAAATCACCGCTGCTGAAGCGAAGATGGAACCAGATGTGGTTACATGTATATTTATTGTAAATTCTGTCCTTGCACGTGTtttgtttgatacgggtgcgaataagtcTTTTGTTTCTCATAGATTTATCCAAAACCCTTTGTTTACATTAACTAAATTGCCTATGCCAATGGAAGTAGAAGTAGGTAATACCAAAAGTTTCATTGTTTGTGATATATGTCGGGAATGCAAACTGGACATCGATGGCGAGGAATACTCTATTGATCTAATACCCATGTCCATGGGTGAATTTCAAgtggtagtcggaatggactggttgtctcGGTACCACGCTAAGGTGATATGCTTACGTAAGGAGATACACTTAACGTCTCCAAGCGGGAAGCGTGTCATCATCTACGGGGAGAAGGCTTGTAATCCCATGATATGTTCTATGATAGAAGCTCACAAGTTTATACTACACGGGTGtaaggcatatttaacttatgtgCGTGATGTGGAAAAAGAGACACCAAGAATTGAAGACGAACCAGTGGTTTGTGAATACAAAGACGTCTTTCCCGAGGATCTTCCGTGA